A portion of the Paenibacillus hamazuiensis genome contains these proteins:
- a CDS encoding SDR family NAD(P)-dependent oxidoreductase, whose protein sequence is MSHKPLLVIVGSGPGVSAGIAKKFGSNGFRVVLISRTEATLERSLEDLRQVHIESYGVTADASDPDSLKAAFNQIKNEYGATDVLVYNVAHIVPGDPLSLSEQQLIEDFKANTVGALTSAQQVIPDMVERRQGTLFFTGGAIALTPNPLYASLSIGKAAVRSLALSMAETLAPYGIYVGQVLIADQVVKGTYYDPDRIADVYWELFNKKDQGEYLFKE, encoded by the coding sequence ATGAGTCATAAACCTTTGTTGGTTATCGTCGGTTCCGGACCGGGGGTAAGCGCCGGTATTGCCAAAAAATTCGGGAGCAATGGTTTCCGGGTGGTTCTCATCTCAAGAACCGAAGCAACACTGGAGCGCAGCTTGGAGGATCTTCGACAGGTCCATATCGAATCGTACGGAGTTACTGCAGATGCATCGGATCCGGATTCTTTAAAAGCGGCCTTTAATCAAATAAAAAACGAATATGGAGCTACAGATGTTCTGGTATATAATGTGGCGCATATCGTGCCAGGCGATCCTCTTTCGTTGTCCGAACAGCAGCTTATCGAAGATTTTAAGGCGAACACCGTCGGTGCGTTGACCAGTGCCCAACAAGTAATTCCGGATATGGTCGAACGCAGACAGGGAACGCTTTTTTTCACAGGGGGAGCTATAGCGCTGACGCCGAATCCGCTTTATGCGTCTTTATCCATCGGCAAGGCCGCGGTTCGCTCTCTTGCGCTTTCCATGGCAGAGACACTGGCTCCTTACGGAATTTATGTAGGCCAGGTTCTTATCGCCGATCAAGTCGTTAAGGGGACCTATTACGATCCGGACCGGATAGCCGACGTGTATTGGGAATTATTTAACAAAAAGGATCAGGGGGAATATTTGTTTAAAGAATGA
- a CDS encoding adenosylcobinamide amidohydrolase produces MDEQDHNRNAAGQRELVDVQMCGVQAWCIAGSHEDGKDIFPYLLIETDKPVRTLNSSPWGGGFGLHRCLVNRQVDLKYDSEDPNLEMLNFLKRQQLNPQATTCLMTAARVADAAAETAKHGDARVAAIVTAGFGNKARAGFVLPNRRLYPGTINTIVLVQGSMTDAAMVNAVITATEAKAAALQALDERVAPAGVQGDETLYATGTTTDAVLIASIGDGPHHRYAGTATEVGYLIGKTVFDSTVAAGRKYRSYAP; encoded by the coding sequence ATGGATGAACAGGACCATAACCGCAATGCTGCCGGACAAAGAGAGCTCGTTGATGTGCAAATGTGCGGGGTACAAGCGTGGTGCATTGCGGGATCTCATGAAGATGGAAAGGATATTTTCCCTTATCTGCTGATAGAAACGGATAAACCGGTACGAACCTTGAATTCTTCGCCTTGGGGCGGAGGTTTCGGCCTGCATAGATGTCTGGTGAATCGGCAAGTGGACTTGAAGTATGACAGTGAGGACCCGAATCTCGAAATGCTGAATTTCCTGAAAAGACAACAGCTTAACCCGCAAGCGACAACCTGTTTGATGACGGCGGCTCGCGTCGCCGATGCTGCGGCAGAGACAGCCAAGCATGGAGATGCCCGGGTGGCGGCGATTGTGACGGCCGGATTCGGCAATAAAGCGCGAGCGGGGTTCGTACTGCCGAATCGGCGGCTGTATCCCGGCACGATCAATACGATCGTTCTGGTGCAAGGAAGCATGACGGATGCGGCTATGGTGAACGCCGTGATCACGGCGACCGAGGCGAAGGCTGCCGCGCTGCAAGCGCTGGACGAGCGTGTCGCCCCTGCCGGTGTGCAAGGCGATGAAACGCTTTATGCAACGGGGACGACGACCGATGCAGTGCTCATTGCGTCCATCGGGGATGGCCCCCATCACCGCTATGCAGGAACGGCCACGGAGGTCGGCTACCTGATCGGGAAAACAGTATTCGACTCGACCGTAGCGGCGGGGCGAAAGTATCGATCCTATGCACCGTAA